In Thermococcus sp. 21S7, the genomic window GGTAGAAGAGCACCGGGCACGGGGCGAAGGAGCCTATCTCGTAGTCCTCCTTGGTCATCTCGTAGAATATCTTGGGGTTGCAGACCCAGAGAATTCTGTAAGGCTCCATATCGACGCCGACCTTGGACTTGACGACATCGCTCGGGGTAAACTCAAGAACAACCTTGTAGCCCTTCTCCTCCAGCTTCGCCTTAAACTTCTCCTCGGCCTCCTTGAGGCCCAGGCTGAGTTTCCTCCTGTACCTGTACATCAAACCACCTCCTCAGAGCTGTGAGAGCGATTCAAAGAGGGAACTCCAGAGTTTGAGCGGTGTGAGCTCGGTCAGCATCATCAGGCCGAGCAGGACTAGAATCACTCCGAGGGCTTGCTCCCACCTTGCCTTGCCCTTTCCGCTCAGGGAGAGCCTTCCGGAGAGGAACTTCCTGTTAACCCACTCGCCGAGGTCTTTCGATGCCGTCAGCAGGTAAACTGTGAGGCCCATTCCGAGGCCATAAGTCCCCATGACGATGACCCCGCTCAGCGTATCTCCGCTCAGAGCAGCTGTTATCACCGCGAAGCCGACGTAGGGAGCAATGCACCCCAGCCATGTTGCACCCAACGCCGAACCGAGGGCGAAGTCGTAGGCTATGCCCCTCTTTGAGGCTACCCTGTCCGTGGCCGAGAAGCTCAGCAGCCTTTCCATCCTCGTGCTTACCCTCTCGCTCACGAAGCTCGCACCGATGACCACGAAGCCGACCCCGCCGATGAGGTAGAGCGCCCCCTGTATCTGGGAGGCGTAGCCGCCGAGGCTGCCGACGAGGGCACCGAGAAGGGCAAAGGAAGCCACCATTCCGGCTATTATCGCCTCAACCTTCCTCCTGGCGAAGGTCAGGGAGAGGGTTCCGACTATGACCGGCAACACACAGGGCGAGAAGACGCTGACGATCCCGGCGGAGAATATCGGCAGGAGAACGGCCAGGCTGAGGTTGCTCCTCCCGCTGGGGGACTCTGAAACGTCCTGAGTAGAGGACTTTTGTTCACCGGGCTGGGTGGCGGTTTGGGGTTCCTCCGTGGCCTTTTCCAGGAAGTATGCCAGCCCATCGGGGTTCAGAGCCCCTACGGCCACTCCCTTCAGAACCATAGTTCCGTTAACGGCCTTGAAAACGACCATGGTTGGCGTTCCCGGGACGCCGACGCTTATCTCTTCTCCAGGACTCTTTGGATTGTAGTAGCCGGCGTTCTCCGGCTGTATGACGAGGACGGGGTCGTAGACCCTGTACCTGAGCGTCGTTATCGAGCGGCCTTTGTAAACGTCCACTGAAACGAGCACGAACCCGTTGAGTGCCTTTTCGGCGGCGGCCGTTGGGAAGACGCTCGTTTTCATGTAGTTGCATGCCGGACAGCTCTCGGAGTGGTAGAAGACGAAGAAGTACCTCCCCTCGTTCGAGGAGACCAGTTCCTGGAGTTCCTTATCGGTCGTGACGTCATGAAAAGACAGGTTCCCGTATTTGACGGTTCCCGCGCTGACCAGCGGTATGAGTAGCGATAGAATCACGAGCATCAAAAGCGCCCTGCGCACTCCTTTCACCTGAAAAAAGATTAATAGGGTGGTTAAAAAGTCTTTTTTTGAAGCTTTTTTCATCAAAACGTCATCGGAACGTAGCCTTCTTCAATTAGCTCGGCGATGATTGAGCCGACGTACTCGACTCTGGTGTGCCTTCCGAGCATGTCCACGAAGCCTTTCTCCTCCGCTATTCTCCGGCATGCCGTCGGAAGCTTCCCCAGCTCCCTGAGCCTCTCTATCCACGGGATGAAGCGCTCATCGCCCCTTGCAATCGCATCCTCGATGGGGCCGAAGAGTATCACCTCAACGTCCTCCGCCCATCCGTTCTTTATCGCGTTGACCGCCCACATGAAGCCCGGTATTGCCCTCCCGTCCGCGCTTGATATTATCACCAGCGCCTTCATCCATCCACCTCCGTCGTGCCGAGGTGAGCCCTGAGTTCCTCCATGTCCGAGGCTGAGATCTCAAGCTCTCCAGCGATGATGTTTATCCTTCCGCAGTCGTACTTGGCGCAGAGTCCTATGCAGCCCTCGACGCTTACCTCGTAACCGGCTTTCCTGAGGACGTCAACGACCTCGTCAAGCCTTTCACCGGCACAGAATTTGCACACCTTCGCTTCCATATATCCCACCGAGACTTTCTACTCTGGCCGCTTTATGGCGTTTATTTTTTGCACCTTGGAAAATTAAATGGAAGAACAGTTGACAGTGTGGAATCATTTCCAGGGTTCGCCAAAGCGGTTGAAGCTTACCTTCCCCCACTCGAAAACCTCGTCCCCGTGGGGAGGCTTTTTCTCCGCGGGGTAGCCGACCCCTATGATGCAGAGGACGCGGTAGTTCGACGGTATTCCGAGCAGTTCCCTCACGTAGTCCTCGGCGGTTCTCCTTTCATCGTGCATCCTGTTTCTTATCTGCACCCAGAAGGAGCTCAGCCCGAGATCGAACGCGGCCAGCTGGATGTGCTCGGCCGCTATGCTCGCGTCCTCCACCCAGACGTCGCTCCGGCTCCCTTCAGCGGTCACGACTATCGCCAGAGGAGCCGTTGCCAGACCTGAGGCGCCGAGCTTTGCCTTTGAGAGTGCCAGGAGCTTTTCCATATCATCCACCACGATGAAGTGCCAGGGCCTCCTGTTGAAGGAACTCGGTGAGAGAAATGCCGCCTCAAGGAGTCTCTCCACGAGTTTGCGGGGAACCGGCCTCTCCTGGAAGCGCCTCACGCTCCTCCTCTTCCTGAGGACTTCGAAGAACTCCATGCCACCACCGGGAAGGATTTCTTGAAACCGTTTAATACCTTTCCCACGGTGGTGTTTCCCAGAACTGTCCAGAACTTTTGGTTTTCAAAAGCCTTTTTTGAGGGCTTTAAAACTTCTCAATGGTGAGAGTATGGTAGGGGTGAAGATGGACTTTTCGAGGCACTTCCCAATCATAGGAATAGAGGGACAGAGAAAGCTGAGCGAGAGCACCGTGGCTGTGGTCGGGGCCGGCGCGCTGGGGAGCTGGGAGGTTTACTTCCTGCACAAGCTCGGCGTTGGAAGAATAATCGTTATCGACAGGGACTTTGTGGACGAGAGCGACCTTCCCAGGACGATATACACCAAGGAAGACGTCGGAAAGCCTAAGGTCGAGGTTCTGAAGGAGCGGTTTGGAGTCATCGGGCACTTCGAGGACCTCAACCCCGGGACGGTGAGCCTTCTCGACGAGGCGGACCTCATAATCGACGGAACGGACAACATCTACACGAGGCAGGTTGTGAACGACTACGCGATAAAGACCGGAAAGCCCTGGATTTACGTGGGTGTTCTGGCAACCTACGGCAACATAATGCCGATAATCCCCGGCAAAACCGCCTGCTTCCGCTGCCTGATGCCCAGGCTCCCGGAGAGACCCCTGCCGACCTGTGCGATAGCGGGAATAATGAGCTACGTTCCGAGCTTCGCGGCATCTCTGGCCGTTGCCCTGGCGGCAAAGATTCTGCTCGGCGAAGAAGTCGAGAATGAGCTGTTCTTTTTCGACCTCAAGAGCATGGACTTCGAGAAGGTCAAGATACCGAGGAGGGAAGACTGTCCCGCCTGTGTGAGGAAGGAACTCACGTTTCTCGAAAAGCGGATAAAGGTCGAGCGCATGTGCGACGGCTCGATACAGGTGACCCCGCCCATGCCCATGAGCATAAACCTCGACGAGTTCGTGGAGAGGCTTGAGAAGCTTGGCATCGAGTACCTGAAGACGAGCCAGTTCATCCAGTTCGAGGACGACTACGCCGAGATACTGGTGTTCAAGACGGGCAGGATGGTAATCCGCGGTGCCGAAGACGAGAAGGAAGCCAAGAACTTCTTCGCCCGCTATCTGGGTGGTTGAAGTGATAATCGTGCGCTACGGCGAGGTCGGCATCAAGGGCGGCAAAAGGAGGGAGTTCGAGAGGAAGCTCAGGGACAACGTACTCGCCGCGCTGAGGAGGAAGGGGATAAAGGGGAGGGCGAAGATAATCAGGGGGCGGATACTGGTCGATGCCCCGGACGAGGCGGCCCA contains:
- a CDS encoding ThiF family adenylyltransferase: MVGVKMDFSRHFPIIGIEGQRKLSESTVAVVGAGALGSWEVYFLHKLGVGRIIVIDRDFVDESDLPRTIYTKEDVGKPKVEVLKERFGVIGHFEDLNPGTVSLLDEADLIIDGTDNIYTRQVVNDYAIKTGKPWIYVGVLATYGNIMPIIPGKTACFRCLMPRLPERPLPTCAIAGIMSYVPSFAASLAVALAAKILLGEEVENELFFFDLKSMDFEKVKIPRREDCPACVRKELTFLEKRIKVERMCDGSIQVTPPMPMSINLDEFVERLEKLGIEYLKTSQFIQFEDDYAEILVFKTGRMVIRGAEDEKEAKNFFARYLGG
- a CDS encoding cytochrome c biogenesis protein, whose protein sequence is MKGVRRALLMLVILSLLIPLVSAGTVKYGNLSFHDVTTDKELQELVSSNEGRYFFVFYHSESCPACNYMKTSVFPTAAAEKALNGFVLVSVDVYKGRSITTLRYRVYDPVLVIQPENAGYYNPKSPGEEISVGVPGTPTMVVFKAVNGTMVLKGVAVGALNPDGLAYFLEKATEEPQTATQPGEQKSSTQDVSESPSGRSNLSLAVLLPIFSAGIVSVFSPCVLPVIVGTLSLTFARRKVEAIIAGMVASFALLGALVGSLGGYASQIQGALYLIGGVGFVVIGASFVSERVSTRMERLLSFSATDRVASKRGIAYDFALGSALGATWLGCIAPYVGFAVITAALSGDTLSGVIVMGTYGLGMGLTVYLLTASKDLGEWVNRKFLSGRLSLSGKGKARWEQALGVILVLLGLMMLTELTPLKLWSSLFESLSQL
- a CDS encoding DUF302 domain-containing protein, with the protein product MYRYRRKLSLGLKEAEEKFKAKLEEKGYKVVLEFTPSDVVKSKVGVDMEPYRILWVCNPKIFYEMTKEDYEIGSFAPCPVLFYRKDGETYVAINTADDVLEIIKEPLEVVRGVIEEL
- a CDS encoding nitroreductase family protein, with protein sequence MEFFEVLRKRRSVRRFQERPVPRKLVERLLEAAFLSPSSFNRRPWHFIVVDDMEKLLALSKAKLGASGLATAPLAIVVTAEGSRSDVWVEDASIAAEHIQLAAFDLGLSSFWVQIRNRMHDERRTAEDYVRELLGIPSNYRVLCIIGVGYPAEKKPPHGDEVFEWGKVSFNRFGEPWK